The following are encoded in a window of Scophthalmus maximus strain ysfricsl-2021 chromosome 6, ASM2237912v1, whole genome shotgun sequence genomic DNA:
- the patz1 gene encoding POZ (BTB) and AT hook-containing zinc finger 1 isoform X1 codes for MLKRRGGAVGVSHSCSELDSVRSEAPRTIRHSSDRCRQQPSPLDEFGMEKVAEPSWTSSYTYQVSKHSAEMLHNLNAQREDGGRFCDVVLRVGEESFPAHRAVLAACSEYFESVFGRQAEEGDGDAREMEMHTISPKVFRDILDFAYTSRLVVRLECFPELMTAAKFLLMRSVIEICQEVIKQSNVQILVPTSRGADASLFQATAATELGFPVAQQDLVNGTGMLLNGQGFADSAQMHTDGGEAAAAAVLLEDGGGGESSMPILEPVDGLPASPPPEFAGATLHHDAGSPGSKRSRGRPKKAGGAAEAVHFHHSTPQKDNGLFPCGTCGKAFTEASRLKNHEAQHGASSGVHSVAVSLSPAGGMALMSHAGLVGNGLQLHGGLALDNGRKRERTRRHVGCDICGKVFRDVYHLNRHKLSHSGEKPYACHVCGLRFKRKDRMSYHVRSHDGSVGKPYVCQSCGKGFSRPDHLNGHIKQVHTTERPHKCQICNASFATRDRLRSHLACHEDKIPCKVCGKFLRAAYMTDHLKKHSEGTHNYCGICNKGFSTASYLKVHIKTHHGSPLPPSATMHTFPEPRGGLQMHNGTPYHMGRQCSVEDLCASRQLLLTSSEAEGHFHGLSGHPVLPQPGPPALGLQPELLMGKPGGAPFFWECRSGGLPGFPVHGPVSDGQENDEKCPHLESEESDPSFGELPHIDDDKSPNKPDRPELEMPSLSCNGASAGALGSPEGSKAKTDPEKKFACGICGQAFRTKSYLNKHQHRVHKGQKAQAISGSSLSEPAPSLTSPFSPQQNMSLLESFGFQIVQSAFASSLVDAEAGQSGLDFGGK; via the exons ATGCTAAAGCGACGCGGAGGTGCGGTTGGTGTTTCACATTCGTGTAGCGAGCTGGACTCCGTCCGATCCGAGGCGCCGCGCACCATCCGCCACTCCTCCGACCGCTGTCGCCAACAACCGTCGCCATTGGATGAATTCGGCATGGAGAAAGTAGCGGAGCCGTCTTGGACTTCTTCGTACACCTACCAGGTGAGCAAGCACAGTGCGGAGATGCTGCACAACCTCAACGCTCAGAGGGAAGATGGAGGCAGGTTCTGCGACGTGGTGCTGCGCGTCGGCGAGGAGAGCTTCCCTGCCCACCGGGCGGTGTTGGCCGCCTGCAGCGAGTACTTCGAGTCGGTGTTCGGCCGCCAGGCGGAGGAGGGCGACGGCGACGCcagggagatggagatgcaCACGATCAGCCCCAAAGTTTTCAGAGACATCCTGGACTTCGCCTACACCTCCAGGCTCGTGGTGCGACTCGAGTGCTTCCCGGAGCTGATGACGGCGGCCAAGTTCCTGCTGATGCGGTCGGTCATCGAGATCTGCCAGGAGGTCATCAAACAGTCCAACGTGCAGATCCTCGTGCCCACCTCCCGCGGAGCGGACGCCAGCCTGTTCCAGGCCACGGCGGCCACGGAGCTGGGTTTCCCGGTGGCACAGCAGGATCTCGTGAACGGCACGGGGATGCTGCTGAACGGACAGGGCTTCGCCGACAGTGCGCAGATGCACACGGACGGAGgcgaagccgccgccgccgccgtgttGCTggaggacggcggcggcggcgagtcGTCGATGCCGATACTGGAGCCCGTCGACGGACTGCCCGCGTCCCCGCCGCCGGAGTTCGCGGGGGCCACGCTCCATCACGACGCCGGCTCCCCGGGCTCCAAGAGGAGCCGGGGCCGGCCGAAGAAGGCGGGCGGCGCGGCGGAGGCGGTGCACTTCCACCACAGCACCCCCCAGAAAGACAACGGGCTGTTTCCGTGCGGGACTTGCGGCAAAGCCTTCACGGAAGCCTCCCGCCTGAAGAACCACGAAGCGCAGCACGGAGCCTCCTCCGGCGTGCACAGCGTCGCCGTCAGCCTGTCGCCGGCGGGCGGCATGGCGCTCATGTCGCACGCCGGTCTGGTGGGGAACGGCCTGCAGCTGCACGGGGGGCTGGCGCTGGACAACGGCCGCAAGCGGGAGAGGACCCGGCGGCACGTCGGCTGCGACATCTGCGGGAAGGTGTTCCGCGACGTCTACCACCTGAACCGACACAAGCTCTCGCACTCCGGGGAGAAGCCGTACGCGTGCCATGTGTGCGGGCTCCGGTTCAAGCGCAAGGACAGGATGTCGTACCACGTGCGCTCCCACGACGGGTCCGTCGGGAAACCGTACGTGTGCCAGAGCTGCGGGAAAGGGTTCTCCAG ACCCGATCACCTGAATGGACATATCAAACAAGTTCACACAACAGAGAGACCCCACAAGTGCCAG ATTTGTAACGCCTCTTTTGCCACAAGAGATCGCCTTCGGTCACACCTTGCATGCCACGAGGACAAAATCCCCTGCAAAGTTTGTGGCAAGTTCCTGCGTGCTGCCTACATGACGGACCACCTCAAGAAACACAGTGAAGGAACGCATAACTACTGTGGCATTTGCAACAAAG GTTTCTCCACTGCGTCCTACCTTAAGGTGCATATAAAGACACACCATGGCTCTCCACTGCCCCCCTCTGCCACAATGCACACCTTCCCTGAGCCAAGGGGGGGACTGCAGATGCACAACGGCACCCCTTACCACATGGGACGCCAGTGCTCAGTGGAAG ACCTGTGCGCCAGTCGCCAGCTGCTTCTCACCTCGTCTGAGGCAGAGGGTCACTTTCATGGGCTCTCTGGACACCCAGTTCTTCCCCAGCCTGGCCCTCCAGCCTTGGGCCTGCAGCCTGAGCTGCTCATGGGGAAGCCAGGGGGGGCTCCATTTTTCTGGGAGTGTCGCTCTGGCGGGTTGCCTGGCTTCCCCGTCCATGGGCCTGTTTCAG ACGGACAGGAAAATGATGAGAAATGTCCTCATCTGGAATCAGAAGAATCAGACCCTTCATTTGGAGAATTGCCCCACATTGACGATGATAAATCTCCAAACAAACCCGATAGGCCGGAGCTTGAGATGCCCTCTTTATCCTGCAATGGAGCCTCCGCAGGGGCATTGGGGTCCCCTGAGGGGTCCAAAGCCAAGACGGACCCTGAGAAGAAGTTTGCCTGCGGTATCTGCGGTCAGGCCTTCCGCACAAAGTCCTACCTCAACAAGCACCAGCACAGAGTTCACAAAGGCCAGAAAGCCCAGGCGATTTCAGGGTCTAGCTTAAGTGAGCCGGCCCCATCCCTGacctctcccttctcccctcaACAAAACATGTCTCTGCTCGAATCCTTTGGTTTTCAGATTGTCCAATCCGCGTTTGCCTCTTCACTGGTAGATGCTGAGGCCGGACAAAGTGGACTCGACTTTGGAGGAAAGTGA
- the patz1 gene encoding POZ (BTB) and AT hook-containing zinc finger 1 isoform X2, whose amino-acid sequence MLKRRGGAVGVSHSCSELDSVRSEAPRTIRHSSDRCRQQPSPLDEFGMEKVAEPSWTSSYTYQVSKHSAEMLHNLNAQREDGGRFCDVVLRVGEESFPAHRAVLAACSEYFESVFGRQAEEGDGDAREMEMHTISPKVFRDILDFAYTSRLVVRLECFPELMTAAKFLLMRSVIEICQEVIKQSNVQILVPTSRGADASLFQATAATELGFPVAQQDLVNGTGMLLNGQGFADSAQMHTDGGEAAAAAVLLEDGGGGESSMPILEPVDGLPASPPPEFAGATLHHDAGSPGSKRSRGRPKKAGGAAEAVHFHHSTPQKDNGLFPCGTCGKAFTEASRLKNHEAQHGASSGVHSVAVSLSPAGGMALMSHAGLVGNGLQLHGGLALDNGRKRERTRRHVGCDICGKVFRDVYHLNRHKLSHSGEKPYACHVCGLRFKRKDRMSYHVRSHDGSVGKPYVCQSCGKGFSRPDHLNGHIKQVHTTERPHKCQICNASFATRDRLRSHLACHEDKIPCKVCGKFLRAAYMTDHLKKHSEGTHNYCGICNKGFSTASYLKVHIKTHHGSPLPPSATMHTFPEPRGGLQMHNGTPYHMGRQCSVEDGQENDEKCPHLESEESDPSFGELPHIDDDKSPNKPDRPELEMPSLSCNGASAGALGSPEGSKAKTDPEKKFACGICGQAFRTKSYLNKHQHRVHKGQKAQAISGSSLSEPAPSLTSPFSPQQNMSLLESFGFQIVQSAFASSLVDAEAGQSGLDFGGK is encoded by the exons ATGCTAAAGCGACGCGGAGGTGCGGTTGGTGTTTCACATTCGTGTAGCGAGCTGGACTCCGTCCGATCCGAGGCGCCGCGCACCATCCGCCACTCCTCCGACCGCTGTCGCCAACAACCGTCGCCATTGGATGAATTCGGCATGGAGAAAGTAGCGGAGCCGTCTTGGACTTCTTCGTACACCTACCAGGTGAGCAAGCACAGTGCGGAGATGCTGCACAACCTCAACGCTCAGAGGGAAGATGGAGGCAGGTTCTGCGACGTGGTGCTGCGCGTCGGCGAGGAGAGCTTCCCTGCCCACCGGGCGGTGTTGGCCGCCTGCAGCGAGTACTTCGAGTCGGTGTTCGGCCGCCAGGCGGAGGAGGGCGACGGCGACGCcagggagatggagatgcaCACGATCAGCCCCAAAGTTTTCAGAGACATCCTGGACTTCGCCTACACCTCCAGGCTCGTGGTGCGACTCGAGTGCTTCCCGGAGCTGATGACGGCGGCCAAGTTCCTGCTGATGCGGTCGGTCATCGAGATCTGCCAGGAGGTCATCAAACAGTCCAACGTGCAGATCCTCGTGCCCACCTCCCGCGGAGCGGACGCCAGCCTGTTCCAGGCCACGGCGGCCACGGAGCTGGGTTTCCCGGTGGCACAGCAGGATCTCGTGAACGGCACGGGGATGCTGCTGAACGGACAGGGCTTCGCCGACAGTGCGCAGATGCACACGGACGGAGgcgaagccgccgccgccgccgtgttGCTggaggacggcggcggcggcgagtcGTCGATGCCGATACTGGAGCCCGTCGACGGACTGCCCGCGTCCCCGCCGCCGGAGTTCGCGGGGGCCACGCTCCATCACGACGCCGGCTCCCCGGGCTCCAAGAGGAGCCGGGGCCGGCCGAAGAAGGCGGGCGGCGCGGCGGAGGCGGTGCACTTCCACCACAGCACCCCCCAGAAAGACAACGGGCTGTTTCCGTGCGGGACTTGCGGCAAAGCCTTCACGGAAGCCTCCCGCCTGAAGAACCACGAAGCGCAGCACGGAGCCTCCTCCGGCGTGCACAGCGTCGCCGTCAGCCTGTCGCCGGCGGGCGGCATGGCGCTCATGTCGCACGCCGGTCTGGTGGGGAACGGCCTGCAGCTGCACGGGGGGCTGGCGCTGGACAACGGCCGCAAGCGGGAGAGGACCCGGCGGCACGTCGGCTGCGACATCTGCGGGAAGGTGTTCCGCGACGTCTACCACCTGAACCGACACAAGCTCTCGCACTCCGGGGAGAAGCCGTACGCGTGCCATGTGTGCGGGCTCCGGTTCAAGCGCAAGGACAGGATGTCGTACCACGTGCGCTCCCACGACGGGTCCGTCGGGAAACCGTACGTGTGCCAGAGCTGCGGGAAAGGGTTCTCCAG ACCCGATCACCTGAATGGACATATCAAACAAGTTCACACAACAGAGAGACCCCACAAGTGCCAG ATTTGTAACGCCTCTTTTGCCACAAGAGATCGCCTTCGGTCACACCTTGCATGCCACGAGGACAAAATCCCCTGCAAAGTTTGTGGCAAGTTCCTGCGTGCTGCCTACATGACGGACCACCTCAAGAAACACAGTGAAGGAACGCATAACTACTGTGGCATTTGCAACAAAG GTTTCTCCACTGCGTCCTACCTTAAGGTGCATATAAAGACACACCATGGCTCTCCACTGCCCCCCTCTGCCACAATGCACACCTTCCCTGAGCCAAGGGGGGGACTGCAGATGCACAACGGCACCCCTTACCACATGGGACGCCAGTGCTCAGTGGAAG ACGGACAGGAAAATGATGAGAAATGTCCTCATCTGGAATCAGAAGAATCAGACCCTTCATTTGGAGAATTGCCCCACATTGACGATGATAAATCTCCAAACAAACCCGATAGGCCGGAGCTTGAGATGCCCTCTTTATCCTGCAATGGAGCCTCCGCAGGGGCATTGGGGTCCCCTGAGGGGTCCAAAGCCAAGACGGACCCTGAGAAGAAGTTTGCCTGCGGTATCTGCGGTCAGGCCTTCCGCACAAAGTCCTACCTCAACAAGCACCAGCACAGAGTTCACAAAGGCCAGAAAGCCCAGGCGATTTCAGGGTCTAGCTTAAGTGAGCCGGCCCCATCCCTGacctctcccttctcccctcaACAAAACATGTCTCTGCTCGAATCCTTTGGTTTTCAGATTGTCCAATCCGCGTTTGCCTCTTCACTGGTAGATGCTGAGGCCGGACAAAGTGGACTCGACTTTGGAGGAAAGTGA
- the patz1 gene encoding POZ (BTB) and AT hook-containing zinc finger 1 isoform X3, which translates to MLKRRGGAVGVSHSCSELDSVRSEAPRTIRHSSDRCRQQPSPLDEFGMEKVAEPSWTSSYTYQVSKHSAEMLHNLNAQREDGGRFCDVVLRVGEESFPAHRAVLAACSEYFESVFGRQAEEGDGDAREMEMHTISPKVFRDILDFAYTSRLVVRLECFPELMTAAKFLLMRSVIEICQEVIKQSNVQILVPTSRGADASLFQATAATELGFPVAQQDLVNGTGMLLNGQGFADSAQMHTDGGEAAAAAVLLEDGGGGESSMPILEPVDGLPASPPPEFAGATLHHDAGSPGSKRSRGRPKKAGGAAEAVHFHHSTPQKDNGLFPCGTCGKAFTEASRLKNHEAQHGASSGVHSVAVSLSPAGGMALMSHAGLVGNGLQLHGGLALDNGRKRERTRRHVGCDICGKVFRDVYHLNRHKLSHSGEKPYACHVCGLRFKRKDRMSYHVRSHDGSVGKPYVCQSCGKGFSRPDHLNGHIKQVHTTERPHKCQICNASFATRDRLRSHLACHEDKIPCKVCGKFLRAAYMTDHLKKHSEGTHNYCGICNKDGQENDEKCPHLESEESDPSFGELPHIDDDKSPNKPDRPELEMPSLSCNGASAGALGSPEGSKAKTDPEKKFACGICGQAFRTKSYLNKHQHRVHKGQKAQAISGSSLSEPAPSLTSPFSPQQNMSLLESFGFQIVQSAFASSLVDAEAGQSGLDFGGK; encoded by the exons ATGCTAAAGCGACGCGGAGGTGCGGTTGGTGTTTCACATTCGTGTAGCGAGCTGGACTCCGTCCGATCCGAGGCGCCGCGCACCATCCGCCACTCCTCCGACCGCTGTCGCCAACAACCGTCGCCATTGGATGAATTCGGCATGGAGAAAGTAGCGGAGCCGTCTTGGACTTCTTCGTACACCTACCAGGTGAGCAAGCACAGTGCGGAGATGCTGCACAACCTCAACGCTCAGAGGGAAGATGGAGGCAGGTTCTGCGACGTGGTGCTGCGCGTCGGCGAGGAGAGCTTCCCTGCCCACCGGGCGGTGTTGGCCGCCTGCAGCGAGTACTTCGAGTCGGTGTTCGGCCGCCAGGCGGAGGAGGGCGACGGCGACGCcagggagatggagatgcaCACGATCAGCCCCAAAGTTTTCAGAGACATCCTGGACTTCGCCTACACCTCCAGGCTCGTGGTGCGACTCGAGTGCTTCCCGGAGCTGATGACGGCGGCCAAGTTCCTGCTGATGCGGTCGGTCATCGAGATCTGCCAGGAGGTCATCAAACAGTCCAACGTGCAGATCCTCGTGCCCACCTCCCGCGGAGCGGACGCCAGCCTGTTCCAGGCCACGGCGGCCACGGAGCTGGGTTTCCCGGTGGCACAGCAGGATCTCGTGAACGGCACGGGGATGCTGCTGAACGGACAGGGCTTCGCCGACAGTGCGCAGATGCACACGGACGGAGgcgaagccgccgccgccgccgtgttGCTggaggacggcggcggcggcgagtcGTCGATGCCGATACTGGAGCCCGTCGACGGACTGCCCGCGTCCCCGCCGCCGGAGTTCGCGGGGGCCACGCTCCATCACGACGCCGGCTCCCCGGGCTCCAAGAGGAGCCGGGGCCGGCCGAAGAAGGCGGGCGGCGCGGCGGAGGCGGTGCACTTCCACCACAGCACCCCCCAGAAAGACAACGGGCTGTTTCCGTGCGGGACTTGCGGCAAAGCCTTCACGGAAGCCTCCCGCCTGAAGAACCACGAAGCGCAGCACGGAGCCTCCTCCGGCGTGCACAGCGTCGCCGTCAGCCTGTCGCCGGCGGGCGGCATGGCGCTCATGTCGCACGCCGGTCTGGTGGGGAACGGCCTGCAGCTGCACGGGGGGCTGGCGCTGGACAACGGCCGCAAGCGGGAGAGGACCCGGCGGCACGTCGGCTGCGACATCTGCGGGAAGGTGTTCCGCGACGTCTACCACCTGAACCGACACAAGCTCTCGCACTCCGGGGAGAAGCCGTACGCGTGCCATGTGTGCGGGCTCCGGTTCAAGCGCAAGGACAGGATGTCGTACCACGTGCGCTCCCACGACGGGTCCGTCGGGAAACCGTACGTGTGCCAGAGCTGCGGGAAAGGGTTCTCCAG ACCCGATCACCTGAATGGACATATCAAACAAGTTCACACAACAGAGAGACCCCACAAGTGCCAG ATTTGTAACGCCTCTTTTGCCACAAGAGATCGCCTTCGGTCACACCTTGCATGCCACGAGGACAAAATCCCCTGCAAAGTTTGTGGCAAGTTCCTGCGTGCTGCCTACATGACGGACCACCTCAAGAAACACAGTGAAGGAACGCATAACTACTGTGGCATTTGCAACAAAG ACGGACAGGAAAATGATGAGAAATGTCCTCATCTGGAATCAGAAGAATCAGACCCTTCATTTGGAGAATTGCCCCACATTGACGATGATAAATCTCCAAACAAACCCGATAGGCCGGAGCTTGAGATGCCCTCTTTATCCTGCAATGGAGCCTCCGCAGGGGCATTGGGGTCCCCTGAGGGGTCCAAAGCCAAGACGGACCCTGAGAAGAAGTTTGCCTGCGGTATCTGCGGTCAGGCCTTCCGCACAAAGTCCTACCTCAACAAGCACCAGCACAGAGTTCACAAAGGCCAGAAAGCCCAGGCGATTTCAGGGTCTAGCTTAAGTGAGCCGGCCCCATCCCTGacctctcccttctcccctcaACAAAACATGTCTCTGCTCGAATCCTTTGGTTTTCAGATTGTCCAATCCGCGTTTGCCTCTTCACTGGTAGATGCTGAGGCCGGACAAAGTGGACTCGACTTTGGAGGAAAGTGA